The genomic DNA CTGGGCTCCGGGAACCGGGCACCAGGGAACCGGGCACCAGGGATCGGGGAACCGAGGAACCGGGAAACCAGGcaccgggcccccccccccagccgccgcccccccgtgccgtcccgtcccgtcccccccgtccccccgggTCTCACCGCGCCGCCGGCCTCCTCCGCCTGCCGCAGGCCGAGGCGGAAGCGGCGCTGCCCGGCGGGCGCGGGCtccaggctgagctgcaggcGGAGcagggcggcgggcggcggcgggcggcggggcggctgCTCCAGGGCCACGCGCACCGACATCAGCACCgtgggcggcggcggcagcgcgggggccgcggccggggccggggcgggggcaCCGGGCAGAGCCAtcgccgccgcctccctccctccctgcgccgccgccgccacggCACTTCCGCCGCCCGCCGGTGGGGAAACGCGCACCGCGAGCGGGGTtccgggccggggcgggccggggcgggccgggggggggggcgcggcaCCGGACCGGGGTCCCGGTGCCcggtgggaggggaggggacgggacgggacgggacggagCGGCCCCGAGGGgccccgggcagcgccgcgctgcgggcggggggggggctgcggggccgcctGGCAGCGCCCAGCCCGGATCCGCGCTCCCGGTTcccggcgcccccccccgccccgttcCGCCCCGTTCCGCCCCCggcgccccctcccccctcccggtgccccccccaccccctaccccccccccgcccgggcGGTGCCGTgagccccgccccgccccgcccctgATTGGCAGCTGCTCCCCCCGTCTTTGTCCCCGGCAGCCAATCAGGACTCGGAGCGCCCCGCTCCGGGAGGGGCCCGGCGCTGTCCGCTCGGAGGGCGGGCGCGCGGCTCTGACCGACGTTCCCCTCAGCGAATGGGAGGAGCGCTGCGCGGTGACGGGCAGGGCCGCCCTCCAATGGGGAGCGGAGAGCTGCCGGGCTCCGctcggggcgggcggcggcgggcggggcctGGCCGCTTGTTGTCGTCCGGTGCCGGGGGAGGCGGGCGGTCGGTCGCTGGCTGCGCGCTCGCTCGCTCGTTCGCCCGCCCGGGGTCGCGAAGGTCTCGCTCAGCCGCTCGCTGCGTCCCGAGCGCTCGGGGACATGTCGAGGTGGGCGGGGGCCCGGCGGGCCGGCGCGAGACGGCGGACGGCGGCCGAGGCCCGCGGGCCCTCCTCGAGCTTTCCCCGGAGACGCCTCCCCTTACGGGCGCCCCGAGCCTGAAGGAGCCGCCGCCGCGAGAAGGCCCCGCCGGCACCGAGACCGGGAGGCGCCGGTAAGTCCGCTCCCAGCGCTTCCCCTCGCGGCGCCCCCCCGGGACTACATCTCCCGGCGCGCCCTGCGGCGCCGTGCGGCGGCCGGACGCGACGCGGAGGCGCGGGGCATGGTGGGAGCTGTAGTCCGCGCGGGGCAggccgggacggctgcgggcagggcccggggcgggggggctcaGGGCGGCcaccggggggggcggggggaggcctCTTGTCACCGGTAGCCGGCGGGGGGAACGGCctcagggggtgctggggggaaaCGAGGAGACATTTGGGGTCAGAAAGGCGTTGGGATGGGTCGTAGGGGTttgggggggcactgggggtaggggctggggggactgggggatgctggggggctTTTCCAGCCCCAGTGGTTCCGTTACTCCCAGGCACGGTGCTtggggccgccccccccccgttgGGTCCCGCTCCCCGGCTCTGACATGGGGGCACCGGTTTGGGGGCACCGGCACGGGCACGTCTCCACCACGTAgcccccggcggccccgggaCGCGCCGCGAGCCCCGGGACACCTGGAACCTCCCGACCGAGCCTCTGCTTTCCATCAAGCCCGGTTTAAAATTAGCTCGGCTCGGCTGCTGGggccttctcctgcctcctccctccccgcgGGGCTGGCACCGTCCCTGCCGCTTGGCACCCCGCTCCCCTCGGCCGAGCACGGCCCCTGCAACCCCCCCGCTGCAGCCGCCGGCTCCTGCGCCGTGCAGAAACGTGGCCGAGCACCCGGCAGggcccctcctgctgctgggcgcCCCCAGCACCGCCTGAGCACCGCCGCCTTCGTGCCACGGCTTTCGTGTCGGTCCCGTCCCCGGCGCTTTGTGGTGCGGGGCGGTTGCTGAGGGGTGCCGAAGCCCCGTCCCCGCGCAGTGCCTGTCCTTGCAGCGCGCCCTCTGTGCTTGGAGAGCGTCAGACGTCGTGCAGAAAGCCCCGGGTCTGGCCCTTCTCTCAGGTCCTTGCCTGCCCGTGCAGGCAGATTTATCAGGCTTTGCCCTGGAAGAACGAGCTCTTTGCAGCAGCCCGTGGTACGGTGCTGGCATTCTGCCGCCCGGGTGCCGGTGGGGCCCCCGGGTCACCCCTGGGACGGGGGCTGTTGTCTGTCCCGTTGTGTTCATGGCAGCTCGAGGCTCAGAGCTCAGCTTCCCCCTCGgcgggtgctggtgctggctgtcCTCGAAGCGAGCAGCTCCTCGCCGGCAGCTGCGGGGAGGCGAGCTCTGCTCAACTTCCTCATCGCTGTCCCCGCGGCCCGACCGCGCAACATGTCACCCGTGCTGTCACACGCCGTGCTCTGCGGGCTCCTGGGGGAGCCGGGCGTACCCAAAGGCTCAGGGCTGCGGCACAGCCCCCCAGGCAAATCGCTCGGCTTCCTTCCGAGATGAACGAAACTGAGAGCTTTGACCCGAGGTCTTGAGAGTCCCTCCCGTGAGCTCGCCTCTCTAGATTCTCCGTGCCCGAGAGCTCCTCCAaaagggcaggcaggagctccGCGTGGGTCCCCTCGCTCGGATCCCATCCCGCAGAACCCCTGCCGCTGGCAGAGCCAGCCGCTGCCTGCCTCGGGCGCAGGCCTGGCCTCTGCCCGGTCCGGCCTCTCGCCGCCCGTTCCCCCTCCGCATCCCGTGGAGCTCAGCCGCGGTGGCGGTGCCCGAAGCGCCGTCGGCTCATGGTTTTGGAGGAGCGCCCGTTCCTGGAGCAGCGACGGGTCTGGGTTGTGCTCGTTGCTGTGCTCCGTCTGCCCCCGGCACCAGGCGGGCGCTGCAGGCGCTGCCTGCCCGCCTCTGAGCGCTGGGGAGGACGTCGGGGCGCGACGCTGCCCCGGGAACGCTGCGCTCCGGTCCTGTATCCCCGCACCCGGGGGCTATTAACCGCTACGCAGCCGCTACTCGGGGCTGGGGGTCGCTGGGCCTCCCTCCGCTGCCTGCAGTGCCCGAGGGGAGCCGTGTGCCGATTTTCCCAGCAGCGGGGGAGCTTTGCCAGCACGGCTCAGGCCGCCCCGCTCGGTGCTGTCACACCACAAGCGCAGCGCGCGGCCTCAGGTGAGGTCAGCACGGGTGGGGGAGGCCGGAGCTGCGCCGCCGCTTCCCCGAGGCTGGCATCCGCCCCTCGGCCTGTTTACGAGTTCTCCTCTTACAGCCCGGCGCCGCGAGGGGCCCGTGCTGGGGGAGCCGGGCTCCGCCGGCCCCGCGGAGCTGCAGCGCtccggcagccccggccccgcggggcacCAGCACCCGGATCGTGGCTCTCCTCCCGCCAGCCTCTGCGAGCGCCGCGTCCGTCTGCCGCGTCCCAGCACCGCTTTGAGGGAAAATCCAGGCCGGCCCAAACAGGCCGGTGACCTTCACGTGTGAGAAGGGGAGCCTGGCGGCTCGCCGGTGCGTGCGGAGCCGCCGCTGTGGGTGACGGGAGCTCGGCCCCGGTGCGGTCGAGGTGGGCGCCGTGGTGCTGCAGCCGAAGCGGCGGTGGGAGAAAAATCTCAGTCGTTTTCGTCAGGGCGGCGATAGCAGCAGCACGCAGGGGCAGAGCGGGGCCCGTCAGGGCTGCCACAGCCCGCTCCTCCCGCTCCTACAAGCTGTTCTGCTGCCAGACTGcgccctgcctgctgctggcgcGGCCGTGCTGCGTGTCCCGCGCTTGGGCTCCCGCTCCCCGGGCTGACAGTCCCTCTCCTCAGCAGGATACGCACACGTCGCTGCCGCTGCTGCACGGGGAATCGCTGCCGAGCCGGACGCAGAGACAATGAAGCTGCTGGAGAACTCAAGTTTCGAAGCAATAAACTCCCAGCTGACGGTGGAGACCGGAGATGCTCACATCATCGGCAGGTGGGTGCCGCCCAACGCCGGCTTTCCCCCGGGGGCCGAGCTCCAGCGCAGGAACTCCGACAGCGCCGTTGCCGCTTCCTTCTGGGGGCTGCGAGGGCGGGCAGGGATCCGGCCCCGTGCTCCTCGCCAGCCCCCTGCAGTCCTGTGGGGCACCGGCTGCAGGCACCGCGCCAGGCGTGGGCGCGGCGGGGCGAGCGCTGGGGCGTTGCAGCTCAAAGTCTGGCTCGCCGGCAGGGAGTCGTTGCGAGTCCAGTTATTACGGAATGAGGAACAGTTAAGATACTTCTGTACAGAAGAGCTCGACGACGGCAGTAAGGCCATTAGGTCGTGCCCACGCACCTTGGTTTCCGCCCCTTCCCCGAGGGGACGCTCCCTGCACGGCTCCGCCGGGTGTTCCAGCCCCTGGAGCGGagggcggggagcggcgcgcTCGACCCTGGTCCGGGGCTTTGGGGAGCTTCTGCAGGTGGTGGCCTGGTGGAGGGGTCACCCAGCAGCCTGAGGGGCTTCAAAATCTGGAAGAACTTTGTTTGAAGTTCTCATTTAATGCTGATACCGACGCCTGGCCCGGTGTTTGGCTGCCTGGCCGGCGGGGctgtcctgtccccagcctcGCTGGGGCACCGTGGGCTGGATCAGCACGGCCGGTCCGCGTGGGGGACCCTGAGCTTTTCTGTCCAGCTCCTGTCCTCGGGCTGAAGCTGGGCGGTGGGACCCACCAGCGCTTTGTGGCTCCACCCGAGGGCTCCTTGGGgcttctctgctccccagccgCACTCGGTAGCGTCGGGGCTGGCGGCAGCGAGAGCTCCTTCGGCCGGGCAGGAGCCGGGTCTCGGCCAGCCACGGGCACTTCTGGTCCTGGCTGCAGGGTCCTGGCTGCAGGGCGCCTCCTCAGGCTCCCCCCCGCCACCCCTTTTCTCGGTGCCGTGCTTTGGGCAGGGCACCGCAGCGACGGGCGCGCTTTCTGCCTCCCATCTGGGAGCTGTCCGTGCCCTCGGTGAGGCGGGGCTGCAcgtgggagctgctggtgcccGCGTGGGCCGCGCGCCTCCGcttccacccacccacccctaCGTGGGCCGAGTCCAAATGGCGCGGGGAACGCCGCTCGTGGGGACTGGAGCGTCCTGCCCCCGTGCTCCCGGCTCGCCTCGGGCCCTTCGTCGGACCGTAGCTGCTGCAGGCCCTGTCCCGGTGCCCCCGGGGCGGCTGGCCGGGCCGCCCTCACGCCCGGCGCGGTGTCCCCGCAGGATCGAGAGCTACTCCTGCAAGATGGCCGGCGACGACAAGCACATGTTCAAGCAGTTCTGCCAGGAGGGCCAGCCCCACGTGCTGGAGGCGCTGTCGCCCCCGCAGACCACGGGGATCAGCCCCAGCAGGTACGGCGGGACCGCGGCGGGGCCTCTGCCTGCGGGCAGGGGTCGGGGTTCGTCGGCGTGGGCCGCGCCGTGCCGGTGACGCCGCTGACCTCGCCGTTCCGTGCCTCAGGCTCAGCAAAAGTCAGAGTGGCGACGAGGAGGGACCCCTGAGCGACAAGTGCAGCCGCAAGACCCTCTTCTACCTGATAGCAACGCTCAACGAGTCCTTCCGCCCCGACTACGACTTCAGCGCTGCCAAGAGCCACGAGTTCAGCCGGGAGCCCAGCCTCAACTGGGTGCGTGGGCAGAGCCGCGGGGCAGAGCCGCGGGCAGGGCGGGggcagcatggagctgggggcGGCCGGTCCTGGGGGGCTGCGCTCCCGGTGATGCTCCTGGGGCTCCGCGGCAGCATCCCCATCCCTCGCAGGGTCGTGGGGCGTCCTCTCTGCCCGCGCAGGTTCACCCTGTGTCCAGAGAGGCTTCGAGGAAGGGAGAGGCGTTCAGCAGGGAGAGATCTGGACAGCCTGTGTCCTGCGGGCCCTGTGATGGGTTTGGCCTCTCCCTGttgctcccctgctgcccatcttcctgctcctgcccctgaaTCCACGCAGCCGCCTCCGGGCgcctttcttctcccctgtGGGTGGCCGGGAGAGGGGGAGCTGAGCCCCAGGGAgcgcgggctgggggctgcaccGCAGGCGTGGGGAGGGCGGGCAGCGGGTCCTTGCTCCTCTCACAGCCCCGCTCTGTGTCTAGGTGGTGAATGCTGTCAACTGCAGCCTCTTCTCTGCAGTTCGTGAGGATTTCAACGCCCTGAAGCCGCACCTGTGGGATGCTGTGGATGAGGAGATCTGCCTTTCGGAGTGTGACATCTACAGGTAACGGGACGGGCCTTCACCCTGCGGCCCGGATCGTGGCCCCTTCCTGCTCGCTGTGGCCTGCAGAGGAGCAGTAAGGTTTCAATAAAAAGGTGACATTTCGGTGTGCCCACCCGTGCGAAAGGGCCAGAGCAGGGCCCACCGTTGTCCTCTGGCTCCCTGCTCTGTGACCACAGAtgggcgctgctgctgccatccccGTCCTGTGCCCTGGAAATGGGCGCTGCAGGCGGCGAGCTGCCCCCCCGAGCTGCCCCCCCGAGCTGCCCCCCCGAGCTGCCCCCCCGAGCTGCCCCCCCGAGCTGCCCCCCCGAGCTGCCCCCCGGCTTCCTTCCAAACACCGCCTGGGGGCAGCTTGGGCTGTGCCGCGCTGTGCGCGCAGCCTGGACCTACTGACACCAACTcgccccgctccctgcccgcctGTCcctcctgggggctgctctgggcttGCCCCCTTCCCAGTTTCCATCCTTCAGATGCGCACCGGGGGCTGGGACGGGGTTGGCTCTGGGAGCAGGGTCCAGCACAGCGTTTCTCACAGCCTCCGCTTGGTGTTGCAGCTACAACCCAGACCTGGATTCAGACCCCTTTGGAGAAGATGGGAGCCTCTGGTCCTTCAACTACTTCTTTTACAACAAGAGGCTGAAGAGGATTGTCTTTTTTACCTGTCGTTCCATCAGGTCAGGCCCCATGACACCAGCCAAGTCACCCTAAACGAGTCGCTTTGCCCGTTTGCACGCCGCGTCCCTGCCGGGGAGGAAACTTTGGCCCCCGCTGGCCCCCGAGCCGAACGCAGTCGATAAGTGCTCGGGAGCTGCCCCCCGCCTGCCCTGGCACACCAAGCAGGCGGTGCCGCCGAGCACAGCCCGCTCCTCCCGGCCTCCCGGGAGCCACGCCACCGCCCGAGCCTGCTGGAGACACCGACCGGGAGCCGTGGTCCCTGGGGAAGGGGTGGCCCTTCAGCAGGCCGCTGCTTGTGGAGGGGTGTGCTCGGGGGCAGCGACACCTCGGGGGCGGCAGCCTGCGCCCTCCGGGGGCTGTGGTTGGATGCGGAGGCGATCCTGCCGGCAGCAGGCAGGACTCGGCAGGGACCCGAGCCCGCTGGAGACTGGAGCGGGGATCCCTCCTGCGGACACACTGCTGCAGAGCGCGGCGCCGGCCGGGCGCTCACGTTACGCTGCCCTTCTCTCTCCAGCGGGTACGCGTACACACGCCCGGAGGCTGGAAACGAGCTGGATATGGATCTCGGGGAGGAGGACACggaggggagcagggatggCCACGACGCCGAGAGCGGCAGCATCGAGGAGGACAGGTGCGTGCGGCCGGCACTCCGGGCGGACCACTCGGCGGTGCGGCAGCGCTGCTCCCggcaccctgccctgctcccgTCCAGGGCAGTAACAGCCGTGTGCTCGCCCACAGGTTGCAAGTTATCTGCATGTGAGTGCCCAGAGCTGCTCCAAGGTGCCTCTGGCCCTGCCTCATCCCACCCGCGCCCGGcggcccccagctccccgcccTGCCCCGCGCTGCAGCGTCGCCCTGCCCACCGTACACTGGAGTGCCCAGGCACCTCGGAGCACAAGGAACTGAAAGCAGCTGCGGCTTCCTGGCCGAAGGCACGTCCTCGCTCCGGGTGCTGCCGGCCGACGTCCCCTCGGGGTCTCTGGACAGCCGTGCGGGGCTCCGAGAAGCTTTGCTGCACTTTATCGCTGATCTCATTGGCTGCACTGACCTGCAAACTCCTCGTGGCTCTGAAGCCGGGCTGGACTTTCCTCgagcactttttttcttcactgattgTGATGCAGCGAGCGCCGTCcgtccccagcaccagcagcagcggagggggcaggcagagcctcctcctgcagagctcgGTGAACtgtcctcagctccttccccaagGAAGCGTCCATTCGTTTCAAAGAGGTTTGCTTTGCTCTTGCCCTCACGTAGCGTTTTTCTGCGTTTTGTTTTTCGTTTTTTAATCCTTGCTGGGAGGTGCCAGCTTCCTGCGCTGGTCCTGAGCGACTGCGCCCTGCAGACAGCTCCCACGATGCCGCCCCGCGGGTGAAAGCTGGACTGGGCCGCCTCATCCCGCACCTCTCATGGTTTCGGCTGTTTGTGTTTTACACCACAGATGGCTTTTAGTGGTGgtggagctggagcagggccagAGCCCCGTGCTGGCAGCGGCCTCGGTGCTGGGGCCGCAgagtttatttttgtacttgGGGCACGCGGCGGGAGCGGCACGCTGCGGCCTCCTGCTCGCGCTTCTGCAGCCTCACATCCGCCCCCTTTTCTCCCAGCCCCTCAGCCCTGCGGGGGCTCCCAGCATTTTGGGGGCCTCGCAGCCCACCCCCGGTGTCTGGCAGGGGGAAGCCGTCTCAccctgccccaggagctgaGCACAGCGAGGGGCTGGCGGGGCGGTGGGAgcggggaggcaggcagggatgggCACCGTGCTGAGCGTGCAGCTGCGGGGCCTCGCTGTGACGCTGGGCGCTGGTTTTTGAGCCAGAGCTCGGTCCTTCCTCCGGCGCTCGgcccccgctgctgccccgggGTGGTTTGCCTTCATCTGCGGCCAGGCGCGCTGCCCGCCCTTCCCACCGCAGCTCAGGATGGAAAACTGGCAGGAGGTGAGGAGGGGGAGCTGGCTGTGGGGCGGCCACGGGACCCCCTCCCTGCATGCCCATGGACTCCCAGCACGGCCCCTGCCGCGGGGGTGCAGGACTTGGCCCCGTCCCCCCCTCTTCCATCGTTCGCCCCTCTGCGcacgctgctgcagctgccttccCAGTCTCACCCCATCAGGGAAATCTGACTTTACAGCATAGCAATGTATCATTACACCAATaaagtttttctgtgtttcaccaCCTTTTCTTCAGGGCCTCCGCGCTGGGGGGAGCCTGTCCTGCTGTGGGGGTGGCATCACAGGGGACGGGGACATGCAGGCGGCCGCGGTCCCACggtgggctgctggggctgtgggttCTCCCcgcatccctgctgctgctccctgaggACACTGGTGCCTCTTTGCCCTGCAGGGACCCTGGGACGAGCCTCGGGAGCTGCCTGGCGCTGTGGTGACTGCTGGTGGCTGTCCCCAGAGTGCCGCACGTCCCCTGTCATAGGATCACAGGCGCTCCGTCCCCACACGGCCCTGGTGggtcccagctgtgctgccagccGGCGCCTCTTCCTGAGCACGTCTTTGCTTTCCCACGACTGTGCTCAGGAGGCTGGATGGACTGCCGTCAGGCTGCCTGCGCTGCAGGTTCCCACGTTGTGCTCCCTGCGCTCCTATAACGTTACCGCAGTTCTTACCCCCCTATAGCACCTGTACAGTCACCGCAGGACCGAAAAGTCCGGGGGGTTGTTGATAATCAGTTGTGGTTCCCAGTGCACGCAGCTGCTCGCTCTGCCCCTCCGTGGGATGGGGAGCAAATTGGGTGGGTAACAGCGGGAAAAAAAACAGGCGTTGGGCTGAGGACAGAGCAGGAGGTGAAGCAAGCTGTGCGCTCCAGCAAAGCAGCCGCTCACTGCCTCCCTTCGGCAGGCAGGCGTTGTTCAGCCGtctgcaggacagcagggctcGTCGCACGTAACCGTCACTTGGCAAACACCATCGCCCCAAACATCTCCCCGGTTCCTCCTGTCCCCCATTTTCATGCTGAGCATGACACCGAGCGGTACGACATATCCTTTTGGTCACTTGGGGCCGGCTGTCCTGGCCCTCATGCACCCTGACGGCTGCGGGGGCAGCCTGAGAACCGGGGAA from Cygnus atratus isolate AKBS03 ecotype Queensland, Australia unplaced genomic scaffold, CAtr_DNAZoo_HiC_assembly HiC_scaffold_199, whole genome shotgun sequence includes the following:
- the MAF1 gene encoding repressor of RNA polymerase III transcription MAF1 homolog isoform X2; amino-acid sequence: MKLLENSSFEAINSQLTVETGDAHIIGRIESYSCKMAGDDKHMFKQFCQEGQPHVLEALSPPQTTGISPSRLSKSQSGDEEGPLSDKCSRKTLFYLIATLNESFRPDYDFSAAKSHEFSREPSLNWVVNAVNCSLFSAVREDFNALKPHLWDAVDEEICLSECDIYSYNPDLDSDPFGEDGSLWSFNYFFYNKRLKRIVFFTCRSISGYAYTRPEAGNELDMDLGEEDTEGSRDGHDAESGSIEEDRLQVICM
- the MAF1 gene encoding repressor of RNA polymerase III transcription MAF1 homolog isoform X1, giving the protein MLTSSAGSRATPARWPATTSTCSSSSARRASPTCWRRCRPRRPRGSAPAGTAGPRRGLCLRAGVGVRRRGPRRAGDAADLAVPCLRLSKSQSGDEEGPLSDKCSRKTLFYLIATLNESFRPDYDFSAAKSHEFSREPSLNWVVNAVNCSLFSAVREDFNALKPHLWDAVDEEICLSECDIYSYNPDLDSDPFGEDGSLWSFNYFFYNKRLKRIVFFTCRSISGYAYTRPEAGNELDMDLGEEDTEGSRDGHDAESGSIEEDRLQVICM